The DNA window AAAGGTCAGCGACTGGCCGTCGCTCTTGACGGTGCCGCTGACCGGGCGCAACTCGCCGCCGCCCGGAAGCGTGCCGCGCAACGCCTGAAATGCGATGCGGCCGCGCCAGCCCTTCAACAACCCCGAGCCGAGCGGCTGGGCGGCATCGTGCCCGGCCGCGCCGACAGCAAGCGCAAAGGCCGGCTTGAGATCGAGCGTGTCGAGTCCGAGTTCGCCCTCGACGTTTTTTTCATCGTCAAGGGTCAACGCCAGCCGGCCGCGCAGCCGCGAGCCCGCCATCGCGCCGTCCAGATCGTCCAAGGTCAGCTTGTTGCCGGACAGCGAGACACGCGACGACACGCTGACGTTCTGCGCCAGCGCATCGGCCGGCTTGAGATCGAACAGCGGCGCCAGATTGACACTGCGAACCTTCAGATTGACGCTGGCCCTGGGCTCGGACGCCCAGGGTTCCGCACTCCCCTGCGCTTCAGCGTCGAGGCCCGCCCCCGAGATCCGGGCCTTCAGCCGCAGCGGCGCCCGCCACATGCCCGTCGCCGATCCCTCAAACCGCGCCGGACCTTCGCCCGCCGCGATGGCGCGATCGAGCCCGAGCAAGGCAAGCAATGAACGGCCCTGCTCCGAAGATAAGTTGGTCTCAATGCCGAATTCACTGCGCCCGAGTGCATCGAAATCGATCTTGCGCAGCGCTGCGGCATCCGGCTTTGCCGTGATGGTGGCCGTGCCCTTGAGTTGCGGCGCGTCAAGGTCGAGCACCGCGCGCGCATTGGCGCGACCGGCGTGTTCGGAATTCCGGGTGAGATCGAGCGCGAGCCTCAAGTGCGCGGGGCCCGGAACCGCCGCCATCGAATTGAGCCGGGACGCCAGCGCCGGCGCCAGCGGCGCGATCAGGCCGGTGATCTGGCCCAGCGATGCGACGCTTGAATTCAGCGCCAGTTTGCCGGTTGCATTGACTCGGTCGAAACTTCCCGCCGCTTCCATCATCACGCCGGCAGGTCCGCCGATCTTCAGTTGGTCGAGCGAAATCGTGTTCGGACCGTAGCCGAGCTTCGCGACGAACGGGCGCAACTCCTGACCGGACGATATGGCGCTGCCGATATTCAGCGACAGCTGCGCCTCGTCCGGCCACTCCTCTTGCGGACCGGCCAGCGAACGCGCGAAGGCTGTAGCGGCATCGAGATCGAGACGTTCCGCCGTCAATTCGGCGTCGAAGCGGGAGCCGCCGCCTGCTGGCGGATTTGAAACCGCCATCCGGCCTTCGACGGCGCCGCCATCGATCTCGGCTTTCATGGCTTCGATGGCAACGCGACCAGGGGTCACACTGACGTCGCCGCTCAGCCGCAGCGGCTTTTGATTGCGATGGGTGATCTCGCTGCGGCCCTGCAACCACGCCAGCAGCGTATCCGGATCGGATGAGTCAACGCTGAGTGCTGTTTTGAAGCTTCCGGACGAAGCCACTGGGGTATTCATGCCGCTCAGGGAAATACTGGTGGCGCCGGGTGCGCGAAAATCCAGCCGGTCGATGCTCCAGGATCCGGCGTCGGCATGCAGATCGGCGGAAAGATTCTGCAACGGACGCCCGCCCAGCATGATCTGTTCGGCGCTGAATTCGATTTTGGCCGGAATCGGAGCCTGCGGAATGTCAGCGATAAGCGCGCGCAACCCCGGCAATAGCCGCAACGGCTCGCCGGCGTTATTGTCTTTGGCGACAAACTTGTCGGCGTCGAGCTGCCGCGCCGTGAGTGCGGCGTGGAGCTGCGGCGACGCGCCAAAGCGAATGTCGCCCAGTCCGGCAAATTTCAACGCGGTCTCTTCGGCGCCGTAGCTCGCCTCAAGCTGTTCGAGCCTTGCTGTGGCCGGGTCCGCCTTGACCTTGGCCGATATCCGCCAAGGCGTGATCGGGACATCCCCGTTGGACTTGGGGCCGGCGGGCACAGCCAGAACCAAGGCGCCGTCGAAGCGCGGGGCGCGTGCCTCGAACGAAAGCACGCCGTCGAGATCAGCGGACCACGGACGCATACCGGGATCGATGTTGAGATGCACGCGTGTGCCGGTGCCATCGGGGCTCTGACCGGATGAGACGCGGAACGGGTAGCGCGTACCTGACAGCACGAAGTTGCCGTCGCCGCGTACTGCGCCGGCGAGCGAGCGAACGTCGCCGCTGAAAGCGATATCGTTCAGCTCGAGCGTGCCGCGGCTTGCGGCGTCATGCAGCGCGATGCGGCCGGTCAGGTTCAGACGGTCGATCGAAAGCGTTCCCAGGTTGAACTTGCCGGTCGAAGCGGGCCAATCGATCCGCCCCTGGGAATCGAGGCCGAGATCGAGCGACATGCCGTTGATGGTGAGTTCGTCGGCACGCCATTCGCCGCGCATCAGCGAGCCCAGGCTGAATTCGACATCGAGCTTGTCGGCGCGAACCTTGCCGAGATCGTTGGGACCGCCGACCACCACCGAGCGCAGCCGCAGCGACGGCGTCGGCAGCAGCCGCGCGTCGAGTTCGCCGCCGACCCGCACCGGCGCGCCGACCACCCGCGTTGCCTCGGCCTCAAATTGCGGCCGGAACTGATTCCAGTCGATGAAGTACGGCCCGACCAGCGCCGCAAGCAGCGCGACGATGAAGGCAATCGCTAATCCGAGCAGCGTCGTCTGCACGGCGTCTCCCTTTGAGCAGGTGCCGGCGCGGCCTCCCGCGGCATGTATCCGGTCGCCAGGCAGCCCGCGGCTTCGCCCAGGAGACCCGAAACCGTCCAGCCGCCCGCCGCGCTGAGATCAACGCCGGAACAGGCCATATATAGAGCCAACTGTGGCGAAGTCACAGCGACGTGGCGCCACGCCCTCGTGAGGGTCCGTCACCAGCTTGCGGGCAGCCGTTTCAGGCCGCGCAGCACGAAGGTCGGTCGCCATTCCGGATTTTCGGCATCGTCGAGCCGCAGATCCGGCAGTCGGCGCAGCAGGCTCGCGATCGCGATCTCCGCCTCGATGCGCGCCAGCTGGGCGCCGAGGCAAAAGTGGATGCCCCCGCCGAACGACAGCGGACGCACATTGGGTCGGGTGATATCGAGGCGATCCGGACGGTCGGGATATACCGCCGGGTCACGATTGGCCGAACCCAGCAGGCAGAGCACGCCCTCGCCTTTCGGGATTTTCTTGCCACCGAGATCATCGATGTCTTCCAGCGCCACCCGGCCGGACATCTGTACCGAGGAGTCATAGCGCAGGAATTCCTCGATGGCATTGGTGATCAGCGCGGGATTGGCCTTCAGCAGCGCGAGCTGATCGGGATTGCGGTGCAGCGCCAACAGCCCGTTTCCGATCAGATTGACGGTGGTCTCGTGGCCGGCGCCGAACAGCAGAATGATATTGGCGGTCAGTTCCTCGTTGGAGAGCTTGCTGCCGTCTTCCTCGGCGTGCACCAGTTGCGTCGTCAAATCGTCGCCCGGGCTGCGTCTGCGCAGTTCGAAAAGCTGCTGGAAGTACATCTGCGCCATTGCATTGGCGGCATTGCCCTGCTCGATTTCGGCCGGCGACATCGGTACCGGCTCGAGAACGCGCCCGCCATCACGCGAGCTGGCGTAGAAAACCTCGCGATGCTCCTCGGGAATCCCGAGCATGTCGCAGATGATGGTGACCGGCAGCCGGAACGCGAAATCCTCGATCAGATCCATCTGCCCGTTCGGGGCGATGCGGTCGAGTGTTTCATCGACGATCTGCTGGATGCGCGGGCGCATGTCCTCGACCCGGCGCGCCGTGAACGCCTTCACCACGAGGCCGCGCAGTCGGGTGTGGTCGGGCGGATCCTGCTGCAGCATCCAGTGGCTCATGCTGCGAAAGACCGGCTCCTCCATGATCTGCGGTCCATAGCGCCGCTTCGTCCGCTCGACGTAATCCTTGCCGAAGCGCTTGTCGCGCAGCACCAGACTGGCTTCCGCGTGCCGGCTCGCGACAAACGAGCCAAGCGCCGTCTGGTGCATTGGATCGGTAGTTCGCAGCCGCTCGTAGTGGGGATAGGGATCGCGAATGAACTCCGGCGATAGCGGGTTGAAAAGCGGCTCGGTGGTAGCCGTCTGAACAAGCTCGTTCATGATGACCTCATTTGGTTGCCGCGCTGGAGCGCCCGAAGTTGAGTGCATTGGCCTGCTCAAAGGCCGGACCCGAGGTGGTTATCCAGGCACCCTGAAATTCGATACACTATTGTATCGAGTTGCATTTTGACCTAAAACAGGCCGATGTCAAGAGTCCGAACCAGACCGACCCGGGACGAAACCTGCGAAAAACTGTTCGAGGCGGCGGCGCGCGCCTTCGAGGAACAGGGAATCGGCGGCGCCAGCATCGAGGCCATTGCGGCTGCGGCCGGCTTCACGCGCGGGGCATTTTATTCGAATTTCAAGAGCAAGGACGAGTTGATCATCGCCATGATCGAGGACCATGTCGAGCAATCCATTCGACGCAATCTCGATCTTCTCGCCAGGCACAAGAACCTCGCGGATTTTATCGATGCGCTAAAGACCATGGACCGCAGCCGACAGGATCCGCTCGGTCGTTCTCCGCTTCTGCACATGGAGATGATCCTGTTTGTGGCACGCGCCGAAAAGCGCAGACCTGACCTTGCCAAGCGCCTGCGGGCCAGAAGAAAACTGATTGCGGATATCGTCGAGACCACGTCGACGAACAGCGGAAAGAACGGACCCCTGAACCCGGCATGGACCGCCGCGATTCTGCTGGCGCTGGAGGACGGCTTTCGTCTGCACCGTCTGATTGATCCGGAGACCACGTCAGCTGACAGCTTCCTGCGTGCCATCGGCGATCTGCAGAGAGCCATGGGAATTTCATCGGCCTGACGGAATTTTTCGTCCGAATACAGCCGCCACGGCGGACGAGTATTTGGCGGCGCTAATGCTGGCTCGACGACAATCCTGCCAGCGATCAGTCTGGCGACCGCGGTCTTCGTCGTGTTCAGCCGGCGCAATCCGCTGTGGCGATCGCGGCCGGCACCTGCGTCAGCATCGCAGCACGTTGCAGCACTTCATCCGTGACTGCAGGGCAAGCTAGCCGGTCCTCTGGATTTGCGTCCGGTGCAACTGGCCCGCGACTGCGCGGATTTTGCCGGGCGACGCCATCCAGATCGCGAATGCGGACAATGCGCAGACACCGATCCCGATGGCGAAGGCGAGCGTATAATCCCCCGTGAGGTCGTGCAGAACACCGGTGACGAGGGGGCCCGCCGCACCTCCGGCGAGCGCGGCAAGCATCACGCAGCCGAAAATACTGCCATAGTGCTTGCCCTGAAATATCTCGACCACTACCGCGCCCATGATCGAGGTCAGGCCGTAGCCCAGCGCGCCCTGCCCCAGCACCATGAGATAGACCAGCGGCAACGTCGGAAAATACTTAAGCGCGATCAGTGCCGCAAAGCAGATCGCAAAGCCGAAGCAACTCGCACTCCAGATCCATTCGCGCCCCACCCGATCGGAGATGTGTCCGAGCAGGATTTGGCCGGGAATACCGAGCAGGCTGACCACGCCAAGCGCCCAGACCGCGACGCTGGAGCTGAAGCCGATGTCGAGCAGGTATTTGGTCTGGTGGACCTGCACCGCGTACCAGATATACAGGCCGCCGAAATAGCCGAGCGATATCCACCAGAACCGCGCGGTGCGAAGCGCGCGCCGCAGGGTCCAGTCGATGCCGGCCCATACGGGATCGACGACATTCGATACCGGTCTGGTAGAGGCCGAGGGCGCGGCATCGCCATCGGGTTCGAGCCCGATGTCTTCAGGGCGCTTGCGCAGCAACAGGTTGATCGGCGCCAGCACCACCAGAACCACGATCCCCATCGCGGTGCAGGCGGTGCGCCAGCCGGTTTGCTCGATCATGTGCTGCACCCAGGGCAGCAGCGTCATGGAGCCCAAGCCGACGCCGGCGAAAGCAAGCCCCATGGCGAGGCCGCGCCGGCGATTGAACCAGTTCGGCAGAAACAGCGATTGACCGGAATAGCCGAGACAGATGCTGCCGGCGCCGACCAGCACGCCGATGGTCAGATACAGATGCCAGGGCTGCGTGGTCAGCGGCGCGAGCAACAAGCCACTCGCCATCAAAGCCACGCCGAGTTCCATCACCGTGCGCGGGCCGAAGCGGTCCATCATGCGGCCGATCAGCGGGCTGACCGCGGCGGAAACCAGAAAGCCGAACGAAAATGCACCGGCGGTGACGCCGCGCTCCCAACCGAACTCATCGATGATCGGCGGAAAGAACAGCGAAAACGCGGTGCGCGCATTGACGCCGATCGCCATGGTGACGAACGTCACCGCGATGATGATCCAGCCGTAAAAGAAGGGAAGCCGCATCAGAAGCCTTTTTGTGGAAGTGACGGGGATGTCGAATTCAGGTGGTTGCGCAAAACCGTTTGGCGGGAGCGTGTCTTTCGAGAACGATTCAGGCGTCCTTCGCAATTTTTACCGGCTCCTGGTCAGCACTCAAGGACGACGTTTCCAACGATCGGCATTGACGGCACCCATCGGGACCTTGCCATCGATAATCGCTTCGACCTGGCGAACGGTCTCGGACGACTGGCTTTCGATCGCCGGTGGCGTCAGCCCCCCGATGTGCGGCGTCGCAATGACATTCGGCAGCTTCGCCAGTTCGGGTGACGGCATTTGATCCAGCG is part of the Bradyrhizobium erythrophlei genome and encodes:
- a CDS encoding TetR/AcrR family transcriptional regulator codes for the protein MSRVRTRPTRDETCEKLFEAAARAFEEQGIGGASIEAIAAAAGFTRGAFYSNFKSKDELIIAMIEDHVEQSIRRNLDLLARHKNLADFIDALKTMDRSRQDPLGRSPLLHMEMILFVARAEKRRPDLAKRLRARRKLIADIVETTSTNSGKNGPLNPAWTAAILLALEDGFRLHRLIDPETTSADSFLRAIGDLQRAMGISSA
- a CDS encoding MFS transporter; translation: MRLPFFYGWIIIAVTFVTMAIGVNARTAFSLFFPPIIDEFGWERGVTAGAFSFGFLVSAAVSPLIGRMMDRFGPRTVMELGVALMASGLLLAPLTTQPWHLYLTIGVLVGAGSICLGYSGQSLFLPNWFNRRRGLAMGLAFAGVGLGSMTLLPWVQHMIEQTGWRTACTAMGIVVLVVLAPINLLLRKRPEDIGLEPDGDAAPSASTRPVSNVVDPVWAGIDWTLRRALRTARFWWISLGYFGGLYIWYAVQVHQTKYLLDIGFSSSVAVWALGVVSLLGIPGQILLGHISDRVGREWIWSASCFGFAICFAALIALKYFPTLPLVYLMVLGQGALGYGLTSIMGAVVVEIFQGKHYGSIFGCVMLAALAGGAAGPLVTGVLHDLTGDYTLAFAIGIGVCALSAFAIWMASPGKIRAVAGQLHRTQIQRTG
- a CDS encoding AsmA family protein, producing the protein MQTTLLGLAIAFIVALLAALVGPYFIDWNQFRPQFEAEATRVVGAPVRVGGELDARLLPTPSLRLRSVVVGGPNDLGKVRADKLDVEFSLGSLMRGEWRADELTINGMSLDLGLDSQGRIDWPASTGKFNLGTLSIDRLNLTGRIALHDAASRGTLELNDIAFSGDVRSLAGAVRGDGNFVLSGTRYPFRVSSGQSPDGTGTRVHLNIDPGMRPWSADLDGVLSFEARAPRFDGALVLAVPAGPKSNGDVPITPWRISAKVKADPATARLEQLEASYGAEETALKFAGLGDIRFGASPQLHAALTARQLDADKFVAKDNNAGEPLRLLPGLRALIADIPQAPIPAKIEFSAEQIMLGGRPLQNLSADLHADAGSWSIDRLDFRAPGATSISLSGMNTPVASSGSFKTALSVDSSDPDTLLAWLQGRSEITHRNQKPLRLSGDVSVTPGRVAIEAMKAEIDGGAVEGRMAVSNPPAGGGSRFDAELTAERLDLDAATAFARSLAGPQEEWPDEAQLSLNIGSAISSGQELRPFVAKLGYGPNTISLDQLKIGGPAGVMMEAAGSFDRVNATGKLALNSSVASLGQITGLIAPLAPALASRLNSMAAVPGPAHLRLALDLTRNSEHAGRANARAVLDLDAPQLKGTATITAKPDAAALRKIDFDALGRSEFGIETNLSSEQGRSLLALLGLDRAIAAGEGPARFEGSATGMWRAPLRLKARISGAGLDAEAQGSAEPWASEPRASVNLKVRSVNLAPLFDLKPADALAQNVSVSSRVSLSGNKLTLDDLDGAMAGSRLRGRLALTLDDEKNVEGELGLDTLDLKPAFALAVGAAGHDAAQPLGSGLLKGWRGRIAFQALRGTLPGGGELRPVSGTVKSDGQSLTFDAIKGNIGGGEANATIDARPSTNGIALNARVQFSGVDGAALRYRSLVLPAGRASMQMTLASEGRSASALIGALSGSGTLTLESARVAGLDPRAFDTAIRASDSGQASDDNRLRQIVEPVLSAGALSVKSAQIPFNIRDGRLRVDATTLDADGARAIVSGGYDIPADQADIRVNLASTTTGSATSRPEIQLFAVGSPDALDRTVDVAALSSWLAVRAIDRETRRLDSIERGEPPPALPASIPPPAATPPAGMPEAVPPDQPFSGVPMPGTDPRRPQPKPTVSAPRPPAAPPPANAPVVSQQVTPLPPPIEIRPAPGLLRPPSKPKPHPPLVLTPPVATPQRPAF
- a CDS encoding cytochrome P450, translating into MNELVQTATTEPLFNPLSPEFIRDPYPHYERLRTTDPMHQTALGSFVASRHAEASLVLRDKRFGKDYVERTKRRYGPQIMEEPVFRSMSHWMLQQDPPDHTRLRGLVVKAFTARRVEDMRPRIQQIVDETLDRIAPNGQMDLIEDFAFRLPVTIICDMLGIPEEHREVFYASSRDGGRVLEPVPMSPAEIEQGNAANAMAQMYFQQLFELRRRSPGDDLTTQLVHAEEDGSKLSNEELTANIILLFGAGHETTVNLIGNGLLALHRNPDQLALLKANPALITNAIEEFLRYDSSVQMSGRVALEDIDDLGGKKIPKGEGVLCLLGSANRDPAVYPDRPDRLDITRPNVRPLSFGGGIHFCLGAQLARIEAEIAIASLLRRLPDLRLDDAENPEWRPTFVLRGLKRLPASW